The following coding sequences lie in one Arabidopsis thaliana chromosome 3, partial sequence genomic window:
- the NIK2 gene encoding NSP-interacting kinase 2 (NSP-interacting kinase 2 (NIK2); FUNCTIONS IN: protein serine/threonine kinase activity, protein kinase activity, ATP binding; INVOLVED IN: protein amino acid phosphorylation; LOCATED IN: endomembrane system; EXPRESSED IN: 18 plant structures; EXPRESSED DURING: 13 growth stages; CONTAINS InterPro DOMAIN/s: Protein kinase, ATP binding site (InterPro:IPR017441), Serine/threonine-protein kinase domain (InterPro:IPR002290), Leucine-rich repeat (InterPro:IPR001611), Leucine-rich repeat-containing N-terminal domain, type 2 (InterPro:IPR013210), Serine/threonine-protein kinase-like domain (InterPro:IPR017442), Protein kinase-like domain (InterPro:IPR011009), Serine/threonine-protein kinase, active site (InterPro:IPR008271), Protein kinase, catalytic domain (InterPro:IPR000719), Tyrosine-protein kinase, catalytic domain (InterPro:IPR020635); BEST Arabidopsis thaliana protein match is: NSP-interacting kinase 1 (TAIR:AT5G16000.1).): MLQGRREAKKSYALFSSTFFFFFICFLSSSSAELTDKGVNFEVVALIGIKSSLTDPHGVLMNWDDTAVDPCSWNMITCSDGFVIRLEAPSQNLSGTLSSSIGNLTNLQTVLLQNNYITGNIPHEIGKLMKLKTLDLSTNNFTGQIPFTLSYSKNLQYLRVNNNSLTGTIPSSLANMTQLTFLDLSYNNLSGPVPRSLAKTFNVMGNSQICPTGTEKDCNGTQPKPMSITLNSSQNKSSDGGTKNRKIAVVFGVSLTCVCLLIIGFGFLLWWRRRHNKQVLFFDINEQNKEEMCLGNLRRFNFKELQSATSNFSSKNLVGKGGFGNVYKGCLHDGSIIAVKRLKDINNGGGEVQFQTELEMISLAVHRNLLRLYGFCTTSSERLLVYPYMSNGSVASRLKAKPVLDWGTRKRIALGAGRGLLYLHEQCDPKIIHRDVKAANILLDDYFEAVVGDFGLAKLLDHEESHVTTAVRGTVGHIAPEYLSTGQSSEKTDVFGFGILLLELITGLRALEFGKAANQRGAILDWVKKLQQEKKLEQIVDKDLKSNYDRIEVEEMVQVALLCTQYLPIHRPKMSEVVRMLEGDGLVEKWEASSQRAETNRSYSKPNEFSSSERYSDLTDDSSVLVQAMELSGFGIRKTYSHALSHD, encoded by the exons ATGTTgcaaggaagaagagaagcaaaaaagaGTTATGCTTTGTTCTcttcaactttcttcttcttctttatctgttttctttcttcttcttctgcagaaCTCACAGACAAAGGTGTTAACTTTGAAG ttgTTGCCTTAATAGGAATCAAAAGCTCACTGACTGATCCTCATGGAGTTCTAATGAATTGGGATGACACAGCAGTTGATCCATGTAGCTGGAACATGATCACTTGTTCTGATGGTTTTGTCATAAGGCT AGAAGCTCCAAGCCAAAACTTATCAGGAACTCTTTCATCAAGTATTGGAAATTTAACAAATCTTCAAACTGT GTTATTGCAGAACAATTACATAACAGGAAACATCCCTCATGAGATTGGGAAATTGATGAAACTCAAAACACTTGATCTCTCTACCAATAACTTCACTGGTCAAATCCCATTCACTCTTTCTTACTCCAAAAATCTTCAGTACTT GAGGGTTAATAATAACAGCCTGACAGGAACAATTCCTAGCTCATTGGCAAACATGACCCAACTCACTTTTTT GGATTTGTCGTATAATAACTTGAGTGGACCAGTTCCAAGATCACTTGCCAAAACATTCAA TGTTATGGGCAATTCTCAGATTTGTCCAACAGGAACTGAGAAAGACTGTAATGGGACTCAGCCTAAGCCAATGTCAATCACCTTGAACAGTTCTCAAA atAAATCATCTGATGGAGGAACTAAAAACCGGAAAATCGCGGTAGTCTTCGGTGTAAGCTTGACATGTGTTTGCTTGTTGATCATTggctttggttttcttctttggtggagaagaagacataaCAAACAAGTATTATTCTTTGACATTAATG AGcaaaacaaggaagaaatGTGTCTAGGGAATCTAAGGAGGTTTAATTTCAAAGAACTTCAATCCGCAACTAGTAACTTCAGCAGCAAGAATCTGGTCGGAAAAGGAGGGTTTGGAAATGTGTATAAAGGTTGTCTTCATGATGGAAGTATCATCGCGGTGAAGAGATTAAAGGATATAAACAATGGTGGTGGAGAGGTTCAGTTTCAGACAGAGCTTGAAATGATAAGCCTTGCCGTCCACCGGAATCTCCTCCGCTTATACGGTTTCTGTACTACTTCCTCTGAACGGCTTCTCGTTTATCCTTACATGTCCAATGGCAGTGTCGCTTCTCGTCTCAAAG CTAAACCGGTATTGGATTGGGGCACAAGAAAGCGAATAGCATTAGGAGCAGGAAGAGGGTTGCTGTATTTGCATGAGCAATGTGATCCAAAGATCATTCACCGTGATGTCAAAGCTGCGAACATACTTCTTGACGATTACTTTGAAGCTGTTGTCGGAGATTTCGGGTTGGCTAAGCTTTTGGATCATGAGGAGTCGCATGTGACAACCGCCGTGAGAGGAACAGTGGGTCACATTGCACCTGAGTATCTCTCAACAGGACAATCTTCTGAGAAGACAGATGTGTTCGGTTTCGggattcttcttctcgaaTTGATTACTGGATTGAGAGCTCTTGAATTCGGAAAAGCAGCAAACCAAAGAGGAGCGATACTTGATTGG GTAAAGAAACTacaacaagagaagaagctagAACAGATAGTAGACAAGGATTTGAAGAGCAACTACGATAGAATAGAAGTGGAAGAAATGGTTCAAGTGGCTTTGCTTTGTACACAGTATCTTCCCATTCACCGTCCTAAGATGTCTGAAGTTGTGAGAATGCTTGAAGGCGATGGTCTTGTTGAGAAATGGGAAGCTTCTTCTCAGAGAGCAGAAACCAATAGAAGTTACAGTAAACCTAACGAGTTTTCTTCCTCTGAACGTTATTCGGATCTTACAGATGATTCCTCGGTGCTGGTTCAAGCCATGGAGTTATCAG GTTTTGGTATCAGAAAGACATATTCTCATG
- the NIK2 gene encoding NSP-interacting kinase 2 (NSP-interacting kinase 2 (NIK2); FUNCTIONS IN: protein serine/threonine kinase activity, protein kinase activity, ATP binding; INVOLVED IN: protein amino acid phosphorylation; LOCATED IN: endomembrane system; EXPRESSED IN: 18 plant structures; EXPRESSED DURING: 13 growth stages; CONTAINS InterPro DOMAIN/s: Protein kinase, ATP binding site (InterPro:IPR017441), Protein kinase, catalytic domain (InterPro:IPR000719), Leucine-rich repeat-containing N-terminal domain, type 2 (InterPro:IPR013210), Leucine-rich repeat (InterPro:IPR001611), Serine/threonine-protein kinase-like domain (InterPro:IPR017442), Protein kinase-like domain (InterPro:IPR011009), Serine/threonine-protein kinase, active site (InterPro:IPR008271); BEST Arabidopsis thaliana protein match is: NSP-interacting kinase 1 (TAIR:AT5G16000.1); Has 173817 Blast hits to 117543 proteins in 4488 species: Archae - 109; Bacteria - 15009; Metazoa - 43670; Fungi - 8369; Plants - 87261; Viruses - 427; Other Eukaryotes - 18972 (source: NCBI BLink).), which translates to MLQGRREAKKSYALFSSTFFFFFICFLSSSSAELTDKGVNFEVVALIGIKSSLTDPHGVLMNWDDTAVDPCSWNMITCSDGFVIRLEAPSQNLSGTLSSSIGNLTNLQTVLLQNNYITGNIPHEIGKLMKLKTLDLSTNNFTGQIPFTLSYSKNLQYLRVNNNSLTGTIPSSLANMTQLTFLDLSYNNLSGPVPRSLAKTFNVMGNSQICPTGTEKDCNGTQPKPMSITLNSSQNKSSDGGTKNRKIAVVFGVSLTCVCLLIIGFGFLLWWRRRHNKQVLFFDINEQNKEEMCLGNLRRFNFKELQSATSNFSSKNLVGKGGFGNVYKGCLHDGSIIAVKRLKDINNGGGEVQFQTELEMISLAVHRNLLRLYGFCTTSSERLLVYPYMSNGSVASRLKAKPVLDWGTRKRIALGAGRGLLYLHEQCDPKIIHRDVKAANILLDDYFEAVVGDFGLAKLLDHEESHVTTAVRGTVGHIAPEYLSTGQSSEKTDVFGFGILLLELITGLRALEFGKAANQRGAILDWVKKLQQEKKLEQIVDKDLKSNYDRIEVEEMVQVALLCTQYLPIHRPKMSEVVRMLEGDGLVEKWEASSQRAETNRSYSKPNEFSSSERYSDLTDDSSVLVQAMELSGPR; encoded by the exons ATGTTgcaaggaagaagagaagcaaaaaagaGTTATGCTTTGTTCTcttcaactttcttcttcttctttatctgttttctttcttcttcttctgcagaaCTCACAGACAAAGGTGTTAACTTTGAAG ttgTTGCCTTAATAGGAATCAAAAGCTCACTGACTGATCCTCATGGAGTTCTAATGAATTGGGATGACACAGCAGTTGATCCATGTAGCTGGAACATGATCACTTGTTCTGATGGTTTTGTCATAAGGCT AGAAGCTCCAAGCCAAAACTTATCAGGAACTCTTTCATCAAGTATTGGAAATTTAACAAATCTTCAAACTGT GTTATTGCAGAACAATTACATAACAGGAAACATCCCTCATGAGATTGGGAAATTGATGAAACTCAAAACACTTGATCTCTCTACCAATAACTTCACTGGTCAAATCCCATTCACTCTTTCTTACTCCAAAAATCTTCAGTACTT GAGGGTTAATAATAACAGCCTGACAGGAACAATTCCTAGCTCATTGGCAAACATGACCCAACTCACTTTTTT GGATTTGTCGTATAATAACTTGAGTGGACCAGTTCCAAGATCACTTGCCAAAACATTCAA TGTTATGGGCAATTCTCAGATTTGTCCAACAGGAACTGAGAAAGACTGTAATGGGACTCAGCCTAAGCCAATGTCAATCACCTTGAACAGTTCTCAAA atAAATCATCTGATGGAGGAACTAAAAACCGGAAAATCGCGGTAGTCTTCGGTGTAAGCTTGACATGTGTTTGCTTGTTGATCATTggctttggttttcttctttggtggagaagaagacataaCAAACAAGTATTATTCTTTGACATTAATG AGcaaaacaaggaagaaatGTGTCTAGGGAATCTAAGGAGGTTTAATTTCAAAGAACTTCAATCCGCAACTAGTAACTTCAGCAGCAAGAATCTGGTCGGAAAAGGAGGGTTTGGAAATGTGTATAAAGGTTGTCTTCATGATGGAAGTATCATCGCGGTGAAGAGATTAAAGGATATAAACAATGGTGGTGGAGAGGTTCAGTTTCAGACAGAGCTTGAAATGATAAGCCTTGCCGTCCACCGGAATCTCCTCCGCTTATACGGTTTCTGTACTACTTCCTCTGAACGGCTTCTCGTTTATCCTTACATGTCCAATGGCAGTGTCGCTTCTCGTCTCAAAG CTAAACCGGTATTGGATTGGGGCACAAGAAAGCGAATAGCATTAGGAGCAGGAAGAGGGTTGCTGTATTTGCATGAGCAATGTGATCCAAAGATCATTCACCGTGATGTCAAAGCTGCGAACATACTTCTTGACGATTACTTTGAAGCTGTTGTCGGAGATTTCGGGTTGGCTAAGCTTTTGGATCATGAGGAGTCGCATGTGACAACCGCCGTGAGAGGAACAGTGGGTCACATTGCACCTGAGTATCTCTCAACAGGACAATCTTCTGAGAAGACAGATGTGTTCGGTTTCGggattcttcttctcgaaTTGATTACTGGATTGAGAGCTCTTGAATTCGGAAAAGCAGCAAACCAAAGAGGAGCGATACTTGATTGG GTAAAGAAACTacaacaagagaagaagctagAACAGATAGTAGACAAGGATTTGAAGAGCAACTACGATAGAATAGAAGTGGAAGAAATGGTTCAAGTGGCTTTGCTTTGTACACAGTATCTTCCCATTCACCGTCCTAAGATGTCTGAAGTTGTGAGAATGCTTGAAGGCGATGGTCTTGTTGAGAAATGGGAAGCTTCTTCTCAGAGAGCAGAAACCAATAGAAGTTACAGTAAACCTAACGAGTTTTCTTCCTCTGAACGTTATTCGGATCTTACAGATGATTCCTCGGTGCTGGTTCAAGCCATGGAGTTATCAGGTCCAAGATGA
- the NIK2 gene encoding NSP-interacting kinase 2 (NSP-interacting kinase 2 (NIK2); FUNCTIONS IN: protein serine/threonine kinase activity, protein kinase activity, ATP binding; INVOLVED IN: protein amino acid phosphorylation; LOCATED IN: endomembrane system; EXPRESSED IN: 18 plant structures; EXPRESSED DURING: 13 growth stages; CONTAINS InterPro DOMAIN/s: Protein kinase, ATP binding site (InterPro:IPR017441), Protein kinase, catalytic domain (InterPro:IPR000719), Leucine-rich repeat-containing N-terminal domain, type 2 (InterPro:IPR013210), Leucine-rich repeat (InterPro:IPR001611), Serine/threonine-protein kinase-like domain (InterPro:IPR017442), Protein kinase-like domain (InterPro:IPR011009), Serine/threonine-protein kinase, active site (InterPro:IPR008271); BEST Arabidopsis thaliana protein match is: NSP-interacting kinase 1 (TAIR:AT5G16000.1); Has 35333 Blast hits to 34131 proteins in 2444 species: Archae - 798; Bacteria - 22429; Metazoa - 974; Fungi - 991; Plants - 531; Viruses - 0; Other Eukaryotes - 9610 (source: NCBI BLink).), with protein sequence MLQGRREAKKSYALFSSTFFFFFICFLSSSSAELTDKGVNFEVVALIGIKSSLTDPHGVLMNWDDTAVDPCSWNMITCSDGFVIRLEAPSQNLSGTLSSSIGNLTNLQTVLLQNNYITGNIPHEIGKLMKLKTLDLSTNNFTGQIPFTLSYSKNLQYFRRVNNNSLTGTIPSSLANMTQLTFLDLSYNNLSGPVPRSLAKTFNVMGNSQICPTGTEKDCNGTQPKPMSITLNSSQNKSSDGGTKNRKIAVVFGVSLTCVCLLIIGFGFLLWWRRRHNKQVLFFDINEQNKEEMCLGNLRRFNFKELQSATSNFSSKNLVGKGGFGNVYKGCLHDGSIIAVKRLKDINNGGGEVQFQTELEMISLAVHRNLLRLYGFCTTSSERLLVYPYMSNGSVASRLKAKPVLDWGTRKRIALGAGRGLLYLHEQCDPKIIHRDVKAANILLDDYFEAVVGDFGLAKLLDHEESHVTTAVRGTVGHIAPEYLSTGQSSEKTDVFGFGILLLELITGLRALEFGKAANQRGAILDWVKKLQQEKKLEQIVDKDLKSNYDRIEVEEMVQVALLCTQYLPIHRPKMSEVVRMLEGDGLVEKWEASSQRAETNRSYSKPNEFSSSERYSDLTDDSSVLVQAMELSGPR encoded by the exons ATGTTgcaaggaagaagagaagcaaaaaagaGTTATGCTTTGTTCTcttcaactttcttcttcttctttatctgttttctttcttcttcttctgcagaaCTCACAGACAAAGGTGTTAACTTTGAAG ttgTTGCCTTAATAGGAATCAAAAGCTCACTGACTGATCCTCATGGAGTTCTAATGAATTGGGATGACACAGCAGTTGATCCATGTAGCTGGAACATGATCACTTGTTCTGATGGTTTTGTCATAAGGCT AGAAGCTCCAAGCCAAAACTTATCAGGAACTCTTTCATCAAGTATTGGAAATTTAACAAATCTTCAAACTGT GTTATTGCAGAACAATTACATAACAGGAAACATCCCTCATGAGATTGGGAAATTGATGAAACTCAAAACACTTGATCTCTCTACCAATAACTTCACTGGTCAAATCCCATTCACTCTTTCTTACTCCAAAAATCTTCAGTACTT CAGGAGGGTTAATAATAACAGCCTGACAGGAACAATTCCTAGCTCATTGGCAAACATGACCCAACTCACTTTTTT GGATTTGTCGTATAATAACTTGAGTGGACCAGTTCCAAGATCACTTGCCAAAACATTCAA TGTTATGGGCAATTCTCAGATTTGTCCAACAGGAACTGAGAAAGACTGTAATGGGACTCAGCCTAAGCCAATGTCAATCACCTTGAACAGTTCTCAAA atAAATCATCTGATGGAGGAACTAAAAACCGGAAAATCGCGGTAGTCTTCGGTGTAAGCTTGACATGTGTTTGCTTGTTGATCATTggctttggttttcttctttggtggagaagaagacataaCAAACAAGTATTATTCTTTGACATTAATG AGcaaaacaaggaagaaatGTGTCTAGGGAATCTAAGGAGGTTTAATTTCAAAGAACTTCAATCCGCAACTAGTAACTTCAGCAGCAAGAATCTGGTCGGAAAAGGAGGGTTTGGAAATGTGTATAAAGGTTGTCTTCATGATGGAAGTATCATCGCGGTGAAGAGATTAAAGGATATAAACAATGGTGGTGGAGAGGTTCAGTTTCAGACAGAGCTTGAAATGATAAGCCTTGCCGTCCACCGGAATCTCCTCCGCTTATACGGTTTCTGTACTACTTCCTCTGAACGGCTTCTCGTTTATCCTTACATGTCCAATGGCAGTGTCGCTTCTCGTCTCAAAG CTAAACCGGTATTGGATTGGGGCACAAGAAAGCGAATAGCATTAGGAGCAGGAAGAGGGTTGCTGTATTTGCATGAGCAATGTGATCCAAAGATCATTCACCGTGATGTCAAAGCTGCGAACATACTTCTTGACGATTACTTTGAAGCTGTTGTCGGAGATTTCGGGTTGGCTAAGCTTTTGGATCATGAGGAGTCGCATGTGACAACCGCCGTGAGAGGAACAGTGGGTCACATTGCACCTGAGTATCTCTCAACAGGACAATCTTCTGAGAAGACAGATGTGTTCGGTTTCGggattcttcttctcgaaTTGATTACTGGATTGAGAGCTCTTGAATTCGGAAAAGCAGCAAACCAAAGAGGAGCGATACTTGATTGG GTAAAGAAACTacaacaagagaagaagctagAACAGATAGTAGACAAGGATTTGAAGAGCAACTACGATAGAATAGAAGTGGAAGAAATGGTTCAAGTGGCTTTGCTTTGTACACAGTATCTTCCCATTCACCGTCCTAAGATGTCTGAAGTTGTGAGAATGCTTGAAGGCGATGGTCTTGTTGAGAAATGGGAAGCTTCTTCTCAGAGAGCAGAAACCAATAGAAGTTACAGTAAACCTAACGAGTTTTCTTCCTCTGAACGTTATTCGGATCTTACAGATGATTCCTCGGTGCTGGTTCAAGCCATGGAGTTATCAGGTCCAAGATGA
- a CDS encoding Adenosylmethionine decarboxylase family protein (Adenosylmethionine decarboxylase family protein; FUNCTIONS IN: adenosylmethionine decarboxylase activity; INVOLVED IN: spermidine biosynthetic process, spermine biosynthetic process; LOCATED IN: cellular_component unknown; CONTAINS InterPro DOMAIN/s: S-adenosylmethionine decarboxylase, core (InterPro:IPR016067), S-adenosylmethionine decarboxylase, conserved site (InterPro:IPR018166), S-adenosylmethionine decarboxylase (InterPro:IPR001985), S-adenosylmethionine decarboxylase subgroup (InterPro:IPR018167); BEST Arabidopsis thaliana protein match is: S-adenosylmethionine decarboxylase (TAIR:AT3G02470.4).) produces MAVSATGFEGFEKRLEISFFETTDFLDPQGKSLRSLTKSQLDEILTPAECTIVSSLTNSFVDSYVLSESSLFVYPYKIIIKTCGTTKLLLSIPHILRLADSLCLTVKSVRYTRGSFIFPGAQSYPHRSFSEEVALLDDYFGKLNAGSKAFVMGGSDNNPQRWHVYSASSTEESAVCDKPVYTLEMCMTGLDNIKASVFFKTNSVSASEMTISSGIRNILPGSEICDFNFEPCGYSMNSIEGDAVSTIHVTPEDGFSYASFETVGYDLKALNFKELVDRVLVCFGPEEFSVAVHANLGTEVLASDCVADVNGYFSQERELEELGLGGSVLYQRFVKTVECCSPKSTLGFC; encoded by the coding sequence ATGGCGGTCTCTGCTACAGGTTTCGAAGGATTTGAGAAAAGGCTCGAAATCTCATTCTTTGAGACTACTGACTTTCTTGATCCCCAAGGAAAGAGTCTTCGTTCTCTTACCAAATCCCAGTTAGATGAGATCTTGACTCCAGCAGAGTGCACAATTGTTTCCTCTCTCACAAACTCTTTCGTTGACTCTTACGTGCTCTCTGAATCTAGTCTCTTTGTTTATCCTTAcaagatcatcatcaaaacATGCGGGACTACTAAGCTTCTCTTGTCGATCCCGCATATCCTTAGGCTGGCTGATTCACTTTGCCTCACTGTCAAATCTGTTCGCTACACTCGTGGTAGCTTTATTTTTCCGGGAGCTCAATCTTACCCTCACCGTAGCTTCTCAGAGGAAGTTGCTTTACTTGATGACTATTTTGGTAAGCTCAATGCAGGAAGCAAAGCTTTTGTGATGGGAGGTTCAGATAATAACCCTCAGAGATGGCATGTTTactctgcttcttctactGAAGAATCTGCGGTTTGCGATAAACCCGTGTACACATTGGAGATGTGTATGACTGGTCTAGACAATATAAAAGCTTCGGTGTTCTTTAAAACCAACTCTGTTTCAGCTTCTGAGATGACTATTAGCTCTGGGATCAGAAACATCCTTCCAGGCTCTGAAATCTGTGATTTTAACTTTGAACCGTGCGGTTACTCGATGAATTCGATTGAAGGGGATGCGGTTTCTACCATCCATGTGACCCCGGAAGATGGTTTTAGCTATGCAAGCTTTGAAACAGTTGGTTATGATCTAAAGGCTTTGAACTTTAAGGAGTTGGTGGATAGGGTTCTGGTTTGTTTTGGACCGGAAGAATTTTCTGTAGCGGTGCATGCTAATCTTGGAACCGAGGTATTGGCGTCTGATTGTGTAGCTGATGTGAACGGATACTTTAGCCAAGAGAGAGAACTAGAGGAGCTTGGACTTGGAGGTTCGGTTCTATACCAGAGATTTGTCAAGACTGTTGAATGTTGCTCACCAAAATCTACTCTTGGGTTCTGTTAG
- a CDS encoding uncharacterized protein (unknown protein; FUNCTIONS IN: molecular_function unknown; INVOLVED IN: biological_process unknown; LOCATED IN: endomembrane system; Has 30201 Blast hits to 17322 proteins in 780 species: Archae - 12; Bacteria - 1396; Metazoa - 17338; Fungi - 3422; Plants - 5037; Viruses - 0; Other Eukaryotes - 2996 (source: NCBI BLink).), whose amino-acid sequence MMKQYLFKIADLLTAPVTIGVALASVAVVVVVQHREFLMEIAMKKKENKAEKKNLKEEETVEK is encoded by the coding sequence ATGATGAAACAATATTTGTTCAAGATCGCCGATCTCTTAACTGCTCCTGTAACCATTGGTGTTGCTCTTGCTTCAGTGGCTGTCGTAGTTGTGGTTCAGCATCGGGAATTTCTCATGGAGATAgccatgaagaagaaggagaataaggcggagaagaagaacttgaagGAGGAAGAGACGGTGGAGAAGTAG
- a CDS encoding uncharacterized protein (unknown protein; FUNCTIONS IN: molecular_function unknown; INVOLVED IN: biological_process unknown; LOCATED IN: endomembrane system; Has 30201 Blast hits to 17322 proteins in 780 species: Archae - 12; Bacteria - 1396; Metazoa - 17338; Fungi - 3422; Plants - 5037; Viruses - 0; Other Eukaryotes - 2996 (source: NCBI BLink).), with protein sequence MMKQYMSKVTEFFKAPMTNGMALGTAAVAVMASKRDLFMEQLATKKKEYFKEEKSATGLKENVVEADKKESAADVKENAV encoded by the coding sequence ATGATGAAACAGTATATGTCCAAGGTGACCGAGTTCTTTAAGGCTCCTATGACCAACGGTATGGCTCTTGGTACAGCGGCCGTCGCAGTTATGGCAAGCAAGCGAGACCTATTCATGGAACAGTTGgccacaaagaagaaggagtaCTTCAAGGAGGAGAAGTCGGCGACGGGCTTGAAGGAGAACGTGGTGGAGGCCGATAAGAAGGAGTCGGCGGCGGACGTGAAGGAGAACGCAGTATAG